A window from Plectropomus leopardus isolate mb chromosome 3, YSFRI_Pleo_2.0, whole genome shotgun sequence encodes these proteins:
- the glrx2 gene encoding glutaredoxin 2 isoform X2, with translation MGIYRPAFIFMLDIFMLIIHLQFASSRDLFTFLRMGNFTSSTSLSSTSCAQYVQEVVSQNCVVIFSKTTCPYCKMAKNVFNEIGATYKVIELDEHNDGRRLQEALAQMTGARTVPRVFINGNCIGGGSDTKQLHQQGKLLPLIEQCAPCCAATSAEGSGSGQFESAK, from the exons ATGGGCATTTACAGACCAGCATTTATCTTCATGTTAGATATTTTCATGCTGATTATTCATCTTCAGTTCGCCTCATCCAGGGATTTATTCACGTTTCTAAG aatggGGAATTTTACATCTTCTACATCCCTGTCCAGCACATCTTGTGCACAGTATGTTCAG GAGGTGGTGTCACAGAACTGTGTGGTGATATTTTCCAAGACCACCTGTCCTTATTGCAAAATGGCCAAGAACGTGTTCAATGAAATTGGCGCAACCTACAAAGTGATTGAGTTGGATGAGCACAATGATGGGAGAAGACTGCAAGAGGCCTTAGCTCAGATGACCGGTGCCAGAACA GTCCCGAGAGTCTTCATTAACGGAAACTGCATTGGGGGCGGCTCGGATACCAAACAGCTCCATCAGCAGGGAAAGTTGCTGCCCCTGATTGAACAGTGTGCTCCCTGCTGTGCTGCGACCAGCGCCGAGGGCTCGGGCAGCGGACAGTTCGAGTCGGCTAAATGA
- the glrx2 gene encoding glutaredoxin 2 isoform X1, producing the protein MFHPGQQFDYFLATFCFFSMFARAGCLPRVAWTGCRRMGNFTSSTSLSSTSCAQYVQEVVSQNCVVIFSKTTCPYCKMAKNVFNEIGATYKVIELDEHNDGRRLQEALAQMTGARTVPRVFINGNCIGGGSDTKQLHQQGKLLPLIEQCAPCCAATSAEGSGSGQFESAK; encoded by the exons ATGTTTCATCCAGGCCAACAGTtcgattattttttggcaacattttgttttttctccatgtttgcTCGAGCAGGATGTCTCCCCAGGGTGGCATGGACCGGCTGCCGAAG aatggGGAATTTTACATCTTCTACATCCCTGTCCAGCACATCTTGTGCACAGTATGTTCAG GAGGTGGTGTCACAGAACTGTGTGGTGATATTTTCCAAGACCACCTGTCCTTATTGCAAAATGGCCAAGAACGTGTTCAATGAAATTGGCGCAACCTACAAAGTGATTGAGTTGGATGAGCACAATGATGGGAGAAGACTGCAAGAGGCCTTAGCTCAGATGACCGGTGCCAGAACA GTCCCGAGAGTCTTCATTAACGGAAACTGCATTGGGGGCGGCTCGGATACCAAACAGCTCCATCAGCAGGGAAAGTTGCTGCCCCTGATTGAACAGTGTGCTCCCTGCTGTGCTGCGACCAGCGCCGAGGGCTCGGGCAGCGGACAGTTCGAGTCGGCTAAATGA
- the glrx2 gene encoding glutaredoxin 2 isoform X3 produces the protein MGNFTSSTSLSSTSCAQYVQEVVSQNCVVIFSKTTCPYCKMAKNVFNEIGATYKVIELDEHNDGRRLQEALAQMTGARTVPRVFINGNCIGGGSDTKQLHQQGKLLPLIEQCAPCCAATSAEGSGSGQFESAK, from the exons atggGGAATTTTACATCTTCTACATCCCTGTCCAGCACATCTTGTGCACAGTATGTTCAG GAGGTGGTGTCACAGAACTGTGTGGTGATATTTTCCAAGACCACCTGTCCTTATTGCAAAATGGCCAAGAACGTGTTCAATGAAATTGGCGCAACCTACAAAGTGATTGAGTTGGATGAGCACAATGATGGGAGAAGACTGCAAGAGGCCTTAGCTCAGATGACCGGTGCCAGAACA GTCCCGAGAGTCTTCATTAACGGAAACTGCATTGGGGGCGGCTCGGATACCAAACAGCTCCATCAGCAGGGAAAGTTGCTGCCCCTGATTGAACAGTGTGCTCCCTGCTGTGCTGCGACCAGCGCCGAGGGCTCGGGCAGCGGACAGTTCGAGTCGGCTAAATGA